A genome region from Microbacterium sp. CGR2 includes the following:
- a CDS encoding FRG domain-containing protein: MAHGGDETEPEDDQDPEGVQRSSDDDAGADAADPENSHAGRPGEPAVSMPGFLAADLLKGFDIGQIVGTDPLEGIDYSKLFGMGSFLESFMQLVTPDYSLFKGLAPLLTGTLSRSEDFARPNVESSSYSPELRSAGDYFKRHEVVIDSFDALHVEIRNLTDKVPELPLVWRGVRSSDWGLHSNLFRRLMEQNGVEDPASAPTGPQPYPDENQMVDAETKLLRVARAEWRLDGTPALELLAKLQHFGAPTRLLDVTRNPYIGAWFAVENNEATEDDDARLFAIATRPAGLPGHDRSAEVILDETGSLHTPFWHFLKTAQERQRADWGTGSRRRVWVPPAYDPRIVAQNAAFILDGVPMMSARTGSYFKKSSGSKYWTKADLLASSSIYAKTQNPRTRPQSNRANLAPTYSFRITAKAKPEIRKYLERRFAYTTATIYPDIARLSQYLSDSFSDIVR, translated from the coding sequence ATGGCTCATGGAGGAGACGAAACCGAACCTGAGGACGACCAAGATCCTGAAGGTGTGCAGCGGTCTTCCGACGACGATGCGGGCGCCGACGCCGCCGATCCCGAAAATTCCCACGCGGGCCGCCCGGGCGAGCCCGCAGTGTCCATGCCCGGTTTCCTCGCCGCCGACCTGCTGAAAGGCTTCGATATAGGTCAGATCGTGGGAACGGATCCTCTTGAGGGCATCGACTACTCGAAGCTGTTCGGCATGGGTAGTTTCCTCGAGTCGTTCATGCAACTGGTCACTCCGGACTACTCGCTATTCAAAGGGCTCGCGCCACTCCTTACGGGCACGCTGAGTCGAAGCGAGGACTTCGCTCGGCCAAATGTCGAGAGTTCCTCCTACTCCCCCGAGCTGCGAAGCGCCGGCGACTACTTCAAGCGTCATGAAGTTGTGATCGATTCATTCGACGCCCTGCACGTCGAAATCCGGAACTTGACAGACAAAGTCCCGGAGCTGCCGCTGGTCTGGCGGGGCGTCCGGTCCTCCGATTGGGGGCTGCATAGCAATCTCTTCCGCCGTCTGATGGAGCAGAACGGGGTTGAGGATCCCGCCAGCGCGCCCACCGGGCCTCAGCCCTACCCAGATGAGAACCAGATGGTCGACGCCGAAACCAAGCTCCTGCGCGTGGCGCGAGCGGAGTGGCGGCTTGATGGGACCCCAGCTCTGGAACTACTAGCGAAGCTGCAGCACTTCGGAGCCCCGACGCGGCTGCTCGACGTCACCCGGAACCCATACATCGGAGCCTGGTTCGCCGTCGAAAATAACGAGGCTACAGAGGACGACGACGCGCGCCTGTTCGCCATCGCCACCCGGCCAGCAGGCCTCCCCGGTCACGACCGCTCAGCGGAAGTGATCTTGGACGAGACCGGGTCACTGCACACGCCGTTCTGGCACTTCCTCAAGACAGCTCAAGAACGTCAGCGCGCGGACTGGGGCACGGGCTCGAGGCGGCGGGTGTGGGTTCCGCCGGCGTACGATCCGCGGATAGTCGCGCAGAACGCGGCGTTCATACTCGACGGCGTGCCCATGATGTCCGCGCGGACGGGGTCGTATTTCAAGAAGTCGTCAGGTTCGAAGTACTGGACGAAGGCGGATCTCCTGGCGTCGAGCTCGATCTACGCCAAGACCCAGAATCCTCGAACCCGTCCCCAGTCAAACCGGGCAAATCTCGCGCCTACCTACTCATTTCGCATCACTGCGAAGGCCAAGCCCGAAATCCGCAAATACCTGGAACGGCGCTTCGCGTACACCACGGCGACCATCTATCCCGACATCGCCAGGTTGTCGCAGTACCTCAGCGACAGCTTCAGCGACATAGTTCGCTGA
- a CDS encoding WhiB family transcriptional regulator, with amino-acid sequence MIQEERWLTYRQAAERVRSVERTIRRWHQDGMVMGWQVIGGQRTRVVREDVLLAWWRDRMDSSPVHQLRLRKRLEAAGVAYVPPSRPPMPKPEPQLEPVDEDASDRWPPLAPFHEPLDHMKPMAGRDEYAQLMKATRHTPTRCRDVDEFTAERLDASQLRRLEAICATCPVLALCGAYAVAAQPAAGFWAGRPADKTPMSAAVAMV; translated from the coding sequence GTGATCCAGGAGGAGCGGTGGTTGACTTACAGGCAGGCTGCGGAGCGCGTGAGGTCCGTGGAGCGCACCATACGGCGGTGGCACCAAGACGGCATGGTCATGGGCTGGCAGGTCATCGGGGGTCAGCGCACGCGCGTCGTGCGCGAGGACGTGCTGCTGGCCTGGTGGCGAGACAGGATGGACAGCAGCCCTGTGCATCAGCTCCGGCTGCGGAAGCGCCTCGAGGCGGCGGGGGTCGCATACGTCCCCCCCTCGCGGCCGCCTATGCCGAAACCCGAACCGCAGCTCGAGCCGGTCGACGAGGACGCCAGCGATCGGTGGCCGCCACTGGCTCCGTTTCACGAGCCGCTCGATCACATGAAACCGATGGCCGGCCGCGACGAGTACGCGCAACTGATGAAAGCAACTCGGCACACTCCGACGCGCTGCCGCGACGTCGATGAGTTCACCGCTGAACGCCTCGACGCCAGCCAACTGCGCCGCTTGGAGGCAATCTGCGCAACTTGCCCCGTGCTAGCCCTCTGCGGCGCCTACGCGGTCGCAGCGCAGCCTGCAGCGGGTTTCTGGGCGGGTCGGCCCGCGGACAAGACCCCGATGTCGGCGGCCGTGGCTATGGTGTGA
- a CDS encoding DUF732 domain-containing protein, with product MSARTATAAVVLLAALALTGCAESATDAGDERTAPAVAESGQPETRDTETPVPVVAETDGPETSDEEQQTAFIKEVRSRLAKIRTQIPDITDEQLISLAHKACDALAPNLTGEDLSLVEGETRTNGHFMDSSAIIVAARLTMCPIEN from the coding sequence ATGAGCGCTCGCACCGCCACCGCGGCCGTAGTGCTTCTCGCGGCGCTCGCACTCACGGGTTGCGCCGAGTCCGCGACTGACGCGGGAGACGAGCGCACAGCCCCTGCAGTGGCCGAGTCCGGGCAGCCCGAGACCCGCGACACCGAGACTCCTGTCCCGGTCGTCGCCGAGACCGACGGTCCTGAGACGTCCGACGAAGAACAGCAAACCGCGTTCATCAAGGAGGTGCGCAGCCGCTTGGCGAAGATCCGCACCCAGATCCCCGACATCACCGACGAACAGCTGATCTCACTTGCTCACAAGGCATGCGACGCCTTGGCGCCGAATCTCACAGGCGAGGACCTCTCGCTCGTCGAGGGCGAGACACGGACGAATGGGCATTTCATGGACAGCAGTGCGATCATCGTCGCGGCGAGGCTCACGATGTGCCCGATCGAGAACTAG